In Bacillus cereus ATCC 14579, a single window of DNA contains:
- a CDS encoding NUDIX hydrolase, which yields MSMSLYYKKIREQLGHELIFMPSVAAVIKNEQGEILFQYPGGEYWSLPAGAIEPGETPEEAVVREVWEETGLKVQVKKQKGVFGGERFRHIYPNGDQVEYIVVVFECEITSGKLKSIDGESLKLQYFSFSEKPTLALPYPVNIFL from the coding sequence ATGTCGATGTCGCTATATTATAAAAAAATCCGGGAGCAATTAGGACATGAACTAATATTCATGCCAAGTGTAGCTGCAGTTATTAAAAACGAGCAGGGAGAAATCTTATTTCAATATCCTGGCGGAGAATACTGGAGTTTGCCAGCTGGAGCAATTGAGCCTGGAGAAACTCCAGAAGAAGCGGTAGTTCGTGAAGTGTGGGAAGAAACGGGTTTGAAAGTGCAAGTAAAAAAACAAAAAGGGGTATTTGGAGGGGAAAGGTTCCGTCATATATATCCGAATGGCGATCAAGTAGAATATATTGTTGTTGTGTTTGAATGTGAAATTACTAGTGGAAAACTGAAATCGATAGATGGTGAATCTTTAAAACTACAATATTTCTCATTTTCTGAAAAGCCTACTTTAGCGCTACCATACCCAGTTAATATATTTTTATAG
- the kynU gene encoding kynureninase — translation MYKEPFQPTYEYALECDKHDELKDFQTEFYKKEGTIYLDGNSLGLLSKRAEKSLLTLLDSWKEYGIDGWTEGEHPWFFLSEKLGKLTAPLIGALPEETIVTGSTTTNIHQVIATFYEPKGIRTKILADELTFPSDIYALQSQIRLKGLDPEEHLVRVKSRDGRTLSEEDIIHAMEDDIALILLPSVLYRSGQILDMKRLTTEAHKRGIHIGFDLCHSIGSIPHHFKDWDVDFAVWCNYKYLNAGPGSVAGLYVNSKHFNRLPGLSGWFSSRKDKQFDMEHTLTAADHAGAYQIGTPHVLSTAPLIGSLEIFKDAGIERLREKSLHITRYMLNLIGHELKDFEFTIGNPLEDEKRGGHIYLEHAEAARICKALKANGVIPDFRAPNGVRLAPVALYNTYEEVWKSVQILKKIMKNEEYKQFENKREVVA, via the coding sequence ATGTATAAAGAACCATTTCAACCAACTTATGAGTATGCGCTTGAATGTGATAAACATGATGAACTGAAAGATTTTCAAACTGAATTCTATAAAAAAGAAGGTACTATATATTTAGATGGAAACTCATTAGGGCTACTTTCAAAAAGAGCAGAGAAATCATTACTTACGTTGCTAGATTCGTGGAAAGAGTATGGCATTGACGGCTGGACAGAAGGTGAGCACCCGTGGTTTTTCCTTTCAGAGAAATTAGGTAAACTTACAGCCCCTCTTATTGGTGCTTTACCGGAAGAAACTATTGTAACCGGTTCTACAACTACAAATATACACCAAGTTATTGCGACGTTTTACGAACCAAAAGGAATACGTACAAAAATACTTGCGGATGAATTAACTTTCCCATCAGATATTTATGCACTTCAAAGTCAAATTCGTTTAAAAGGATTAGATCCAGAGGAGCATTTAGTAAGAGTGAAAAGCCGAGATGGTAGAACACTTTCTGAAGAAGATATTATCCATGCGATGGAAGATGATATCGCTTTAATTTTATTACCTTCTGTTTTATATAGAAGTGGTCAAATTCTTGATATGAAACGTTTAACAACGGAAGCTCATAAACGCGGCATTCACATTGGATTTGATTTATGCCATTCAATAGGATCTATTCCGCATCATTTCAAAGATTGGGATGTCGATTTTGCTGTTTGGTGCAATTATAAATATTTAAATGCAGGACCGGGTAGTGTTGCAGGCCTTTATGTAAATAGTAAACATTTTAATAGACTGCCAGGATTGTCTGGATGGTTTAGTTCTAGAAAAGATAAACAGTTTGATATGGAGCATACATTAACAGCTGCTGATCATGCAGGTGCTTATCAAATTGGTACACCGCACGTATTAAGTACAGCACCATTAATTGGTTCACTTGAAATTTTCAAAGATGCTGGTATTGAACGTTTACGTGAGAAATCTTTACATATTACGAGATACATGCTGAATTTAATTGGACATGAATTAAAAGATTTCGAATTTACAATTGGAAATCCATTAGAGGATGAAAAACGAGGCGGGCACATTTATTTAGAGCATGCAGAAGCAGCACGTATATGTAAAGCACTAAAAGCAAATGGAGTAATTCCAGATTTTAGAGCGCCAAATGGGGTGAGACTTGCGCCGGTCGCTTTATATAACACATACGAAGAAGTGTGGAAATCTGTACAAATATTAAAGAAAATTATGAAAAATGAAGAGTATAAGCAGTTTGAAAATAAGCGAGAGGTTGTGGCATAA
- the kynA gene encoding tryptophan 2,3-dioxygenase translates to MKENEKVIMEKGIHTDFKENMTYGEYLQLDSLLSSQKRLSDHHDEMLFIVIHQASELWMKLILHELNAAIEFIKQDKLQPAFKMLARVSKIQSQIIQSWDILATLTPSEYIEFRDSLGQASGFQSYQYRMIEYALGYKTPHALKIYEKDPELHARLHKALHAPSLYDVAIQALVKEGFPIHKDVLNRDITQPYEEDATVEAAWLEVYADVKKYWNLYQLAEKLIDIEDWLQQWRFRHMKTVERIIGHKMGTGGSSGVSYLKRVLDQQFFPELWNVRTKL, encoded by the coding sequence ATGAAAGAAAATGAAAAAGTAATTATGGAAAAAGGGATTCATACGGATTTTAAAGAGAATATGACGTATGGGGAGTATTTACAATTAGATAGTTTACTATCTTCTCAAAAAAGATTATCGGACCATCATGATGAAATGTTATTTATCGTTATTCACCAAGCAAGTGAGCTTTGGATGAAGCTCATTTTACATGAGCTAAATGCGGCGATTGAATTTATTAAACAAGATAAATTACAACCAGCTTTTAAAATGTTAGCACGTGTATCAAAAATTCAGTCTCAAATTATTCAATCTTGGGATATTCTTGCGACATTAACACCATCAGAATATATTGAGTTTCGTGACTCACTCGGTCAAGCTTCAGGTTTTCAATCGTATCAATATCGTATGATTGAGTATGCACTTGGCTATAAAACGCCACACGCATTAAAAATTTATGAAAAGGATCCAGAATTACATGCACGACTTCATAAAGCGCTACATGCACCAAGTCTATATGATGTCGCGATTCAAGCATTAGTAAAAGAAGGATTCCCTATTCATAAAGATGTGTTAAACCGTGATATTACGCAGCCTTATGAAGAAGATGCAACAGTAGAAGCAGCATGGTTGGAAGTGTATGCGGATGTGAAAAAATATTGGAATTTATATCAGCTTGCTGAAAAATTGATTGATATTGAAGACTGGCTACAACAATGGCGTTTCCGTCATATGAAAACAGTAGAAAGAATTATTGGACATAAAATGGGTACAGGTGGATCCTCCGGTGTTTCTTATTTAAAGCGAGTACTTGATCAACAATTCTTCCCGGAGCTTTGGAATGTTCGTACAAAATTATAA
- a CDS encoding arylamine N-acetyltransferase encodes MTQVQLVNSFLSFLGTTKQPTNLKFLNELIKAHQEKIKWETLTKIIDWEKGNETGNYFPSIETYINRITTKGLGGTCWTHSIGFHWLLSNLGFDVQYMYMDPGHLCLRVNLDQPYYVDVGYCAPLFQAYPLYESFQVSNVRETFTYEVSNNKIEITRNPGPTKTLHIEPIHLSNMKELISRSNDWRTSPVLKKIQIFGYINGIPTSINDNVLKQYFQGKKREQIITSSELNYWITERFCVDKEIYERAIEIFNEKSSNSKSVTHEIE; translated from the coding sequence ATGACCCAAGTACAACTAGTAAATAGCTTTCTATCATTTTTAGGTACGACAAAACAGCCTACTAACTTAAAGTTTTTAAATGAGCTTATTAAAGCTCATCAAGAAAAAATAAAATGGGAAACCCTTACTAAAATAATTGACTGGGAAAAGGGGAATGAAACAGGTAATTATTTTCCTTCCATTGAGACATACATAAACCGTATTACAACAAAAGGTCTGGGCGGTACTTGTTGGACTCACTCGATTGGATTCCATTGGTTATTATCAAATCTTGGTTTTGATGTTCAATATATGTATATGGACCCCGGACATTTATGCTTACGGGTTAACTTAGACCAACCTTATTATGTTGATGTTGGTTACTGTGCACCTTTATTCCAAGCTTACCCACTTTATGAATCATTTCAAGTAAGTAATGTAAGAGAAACTTTCACTTATGAAGTCTCAAATAATAAGATTGAAATTACTAGAAATCCAGGTCCCACAAAAACCTTACACATAGAACCAATACACTTATCAAATATGAAAGAACTTATTTCAAGGTCTAACGATTGGCGTACATCTCCTGTATTAAAGAAAATTCAGATTTTCGGTTATATCAATGGCATTCCGACTTCTATAAATGATAATGTTTTAAAACAATATTTCCAAGGTAAGAAAAGAGAACAAATCATTACATCTTCTGAACTTAATTATTGGATAACAGAAAGGTTTTGTGTTGATAAAGAAATATATGAAAGAGCTATTGAGATTTTCAATGAAAAATCTTCAAACAGTAAAAGCGTTACTCATGAGATTGAGTAA
- a CDS encoding DUF3953 domain-containing protein, which yields MNRILTIVLAIIVMGYSIYSWNDVSEQSMLILQTLIGIMLVSLGVQNLKNNEKENRSIGIALLLVALFLIVVSLIKYFV from the coding sequence ATGAATAGGATCTTAACGATTGTACTTGCAATTATTGTAATGGGGTATTCCATTTATAGTTGGAATGATGTTTCGGAACAGAGTATGCTAATTTTACAAACGCTTATAGGGATTATGTTAGTTAGTTTAGGAGTGCAAAATTTAAAAAATAACGAAAAAGAAAATAGAAGTATAGGGATTGCTTTACTACTCGTGGCTTTGTTTTTAATTGTTGTATCTTTAATAAAATATTTTGTATGA
- a CDS encoding Pr6Pr family membrane protein gives MKDEKILSLFRLCLSLLAFSTIITQFIIRAQVKPFNPVNFFSFFTIESNILVACILLLSSIGTATFGRSEQFGILRGAATVYILTTGLIYFLLLRGLEESLQTAIPWVNTVLHYIMPITMLLDWILNPPIKKITWKQAASWLLFPFFYVVYSLIRGPIVNWYPYPFLDPRIGGYGKVLLYSIGIAVVIGAICILVRFLGNRNFRKEF, from the coding sequence ATGAAAGATGAAAAAATTTTATCTTTATTTAGACTATGTTTAAGCCTTCTAGCATTTAGTACAATCATTACGCAATTTATAATACGGGCACAAGTGAAACCGTTCAACCCAGTTAACTTTTTTAGTTTCTTCACTATCGAAAGTAACATTTTAGTTGCATGTATTCTCCTTTTAAGTAGTATCGGAACAGCTACATTTGGTCGCTCAGAACAGTTTGGTATACTTCGTGGTGCAGCAACGGTATACATACTTACGACTGGACTCATTTATTTTTTATTATTAAGAGGGTTAGAAGAATCACTTCAAACGGCAATACCATGGGTAAATACTGTGCTACATTATATCATGCCGATTACAATGCTTTTAGATTGGATTTTAAATCCACCTATTAAGAAAATCACTTGGAAACAAGCTGCAAGTTGGCTTTTATTCCCATTTTTTTACGTTGTATATAGCTTAATACGTGGTCCAATCGTGAATTGGTATCCATATCCGTTTTTAGATCCGAGAATAGGTGGATATGGTAAAGTACTTTTATACAGTATAGGGATAGCAGTTGTAATTGGTGCTATTTGTATATTGGTAAGATTTTTAGGGAATCGAAACTTTAGAAAAGAATTTTAG
- the sleB gene encoding spore cortex-lytic enzyme: MRQKAIFKIAVLLAFIGLSLMVSSIQLKNVEAFSNQVIQRGASGEDVIELQSRLKYNGFYTGKVDGVFGWGTYWALRNFQEKFGLPVDGLAGAKTKQMLVKATKYDKSTANKGTTTNKGNSGGTAQENKPPQNKGTNVPNGYSQNDIQLMANAVYGESRGEPYLGQVAVAAVILNRVTSASFPNTVSGVIFEPRAFTAVADGQIYLTPNETAKKAVLDAINGWDPTGNALYYFNPDTATSKWIWTRPQIKKIGKHIFCK, translated from the coding sequence ATGCGCCAAAAAGCTATTTTTAAAATAGCGGTTTTACTTGCGTTCATAGGACTGTCTTTAATGGTCAGTAGTATACAACTAAAGAATGTAGAAGCATTTTCTAATCAAGTCATTCAAAGAGGAGCATCGGGCGAAGATGTCATTGAACTGCAATCTCGTTTAAAATATAACGGATTTTATACGGGAAAAGTAGATGGTGTTTTCGGATGGGGTACATATTGGGCACTTCGGAATTTTCAAGAGAAATTTGGATTACCCGTTGATGGTTTAGCTGGAGCTAAAACGAAGCAAATGCTCGTGAAAGCAACGAAGTATGACAAGTCAACTGCTAATAAAGGGACGACAACGAATAAAGGAAATAGTGGTGGCACTGCACAAGAGAATAAACCACCTCAAAATAAAGGGACAAATGTTCCGAATGGTTATTCTCAAAATGATATTCAGCTTATGGCAAACGCAGTATACGGAGAATCACGCGGTGAACCATATTTAGGACAAGTTGCAGTAGCTGCTGTTATTTTGAACCGTGTTACAAGTGCGTCATTCCCAAATACTGTTTCAGGTGTAATCTTTGAACCTAGAGCATTTACAGCGGTAGCCGATGGACAAATATATTTAACACCAAATGAAACAGCAAAAAAAGCAGTTTTAGATGCGATTAACGGATGGGATCCAACAGGAAATGCTTTATATTATTTCAATCCAGATACTGCGACTAGTAAATGGATTTGGACTCGTCCACAAATTAAAAAAATCGGTAAACATATTTTCTGTAAATAG
- a CDS encoding SRPBCC family protein → MSFAIEIVIKAPMDIVCDYIIEDEKIKEWNTFIIENRYPSNMDKENPRVGDKYITVQKVGKKIFEAEVEILEYDAPHIISLGSEMKQGYSAMTYMLEEDEEGTALTLISEYEPSNFYYKMMYKLTGWISRGLTMEQMERLAECVEAAYHKED, encoded by the coding sequence ATGAGTTTTGCAATTGAAATAGTAATAAAAGCACCAATGGATATTGTATGTGACTATATAATAGAAGATGAAAAAATAAAAGAATGGAATACGTTTATAATAGAAAATCGCTATCCTTCAAATATGGATAAAGAGAATCCACGTGTAGGAGATAAATATATTACTGTTCAAAAAGTCGGTAAGAAAATATTCGAGGCTGAAGTAGAAATCCTTGAATACGATGCACCGCATATTATTTCACTTGGTAGTGAAATGAAGCAAGGATATTCAGCAATGACTTATATGTTAGAAGAAGATGAGGAAGGTACAGCACTAACATTAATTTCAGAATATGAACCTAGTAATTTTTATTATAAAATGATGTATAAGTTAACAGGCTGGATATCACGAGGTTTAACTATGGAACAAATGGAGCGTCTAGCAGAATGTGTAGAAGCTGCTTATCATAAAGAAGATTAA
- a CDS encoding YqzG/YhdC family protein, with translation MKNLLKRVALVLLFLTTCSNVYTGSSIVHAQPPYAKWGKLAVEKTKEKYPKAEIIDYLHIGRKPKTVQITVEKFKLWLREDGKEYGVFVDVEFETKTEKFIKLSFQKTSR, from the coding sequence ATGAAGAATTTGTTAAAGCGTGTCGCACTCGTCCTTCTGTTCCTAACAACATGTTCAAATGTATATACAGGCTCATCAATTGTTCATGCGCAGCCGCCGTATGCAAAATGGGGTAAGCTTGCTGTAGAGAAAACGAAAGAAAAGTACCCAAAAGCAGAGATTATTGATTACCTTCATATAGGTAGAAAACCAAAAACCGTTCAAATAACAGTTGAAAAATTCAAATTGTGGCTACGTGAAGACGGAAAAGAATATGGTGTTTTTGTTGATGTGGAATTTGAAACGAAGACGGAGAAATTTATAAAGCTGTCGTTTCAGAAGACGAGTAGATAA
- a CDS encoding serine hydrolase domain-containing protein yields MDFKQLENKFEKKKVNTFLVYQKGELTTEYYKTPECANNLYKINSITKSIVSLLIGIAIDKGYINDIHTSITEWIENVPGEKHDLTLYHLLTMTTGEGWKEFGNGVVFPNDFVESENWVQYILEKPIIEEPATKMNYNSGSSHLLSYIIQEATGMSTERFAKKYLFDPLKINEYEWQQDPQGIYVGGFGMKMKSTDLLKLGKLCLQNGYWNEKEIVSAKWLEESSRAQFETYEHVGAYGYHWWVLHNERFHIPYCIYFAMGYGGQYIVIIPQLEVVAIISSHMPKRGLVPLKLFIEHVQGSSNYI; encoded by the coding sequence TTGGATTTCAAGCAACTAGAAAATAAATTCGAAAAGAAAAAAGTGAATACATTTCTTGTTTATCAAAAAGGGGAATTAACAACTGAGTATTATAAAACACCCGAATGTGCAAATAATTTATATAAAATAAATTCGATTACAAAAAGTATCGTATCTTTATTAATTGGTATTGCAATTGATAAGGGCTATATAAATGATATACATACATCAATTACAGAGTGGATTGAAAATGTACCTGGGGAAAAACATGATTTAACGCTATATCACTTATTAACAATGACTACTGGTGAGGGCTGGAAAGAGTTTGGGAATGGAGTAGTATTCCCAAATGACTTTGTAGAATCAGAGAACTGGGTACAGTACATATTAGAGAAGCCAATAATTGAAGAACCTGCTACAAAAATGAATTATAATTCAGGTTCTTCTCATTTACTGAGCTATATTATTCAAGAAGCTACTGGAATGTCGACAGAGCGGTTTGCAAAGAAATATTTATTTGATCCATTAAAAATTAACGAATACGAGTGGCAACAAGATCCGCAGGGTATATATGTAGGTGGCTTCGGTATGAAAATGAAATCTACCGATTTATTAAAATTAGGAAAATTATGTTTGCAAAATGGATATTGGAATGAAAAAGAAATTGTATCAGCGAAATGGTTAGAAGAGTCAAGTAGGGCGCAATTTGAAACATATGAACATGTGGGCGCATATGGATATCACTGGTGGGTATTACATAACGAAAGATTTCACATACCGTATTGTATATATTTCGCTATGGGATACGGCGGACAATACATCGTTATCATTCCTCAATTAGAAGTAGTAGCTATTATAAGTAGTCATATGCCAAAACGTGGGCTCGTTCCGTTAAAATTATTTATTGAGCATGTACAGGGAAGTTCTAATTATATATAA
- a CDS encoding TetR/AcrR family transcriptional regulator, producing MKNSTLSSRKHRSLETKKKLLHSGYTIFINNGFQKTTITQIIKHAETGYGTAYVYFKNKDDLLISLMEDVMNRFYNIAERSFSPQTKEEARIMIQNQVRAFLQLANEERAILQVVEEAIGLSREIRQKWDEIRERFITSIKQDITYSQESGLAPPNLNKEIVARGWFSMNESFLWTITQNDKKINLEEIVYTLTEIYTTGLYK from the coding sequence TTGAAAAACTCTACTCTTTCATCAAGAAAACACCGCTCCTTAGAAACGAAGAAGAAACTATTACACTCTGGTTACACTATTTTTATAAATAATGGATTTCAAAAAACGACAATTACACAAATTATTAAACATGCAGAAACTGGTTACGGAACAGCATATGTATACTTCAAAAACAAAGATGATCTCCTAATTAGTTTAATGGAAGATGTTATGAATCGTTTTTATAATATCGCTGAGCGCTCTTTTTCTCCACAAACAAAAGAGGAAGCACGTATAATGATCCAAAATCAAGTTAGAGCATTCCTGCAATTAGCAAATGAAGAACGCGCTATTTTGCAAGTTGTAGAGGAAGCGATAGGATTATCAAGAGAAATACGGCAAAAATGGGATGAGATTCGGGAACGTTTTATAACAAGCATTAAACAGGATATTACTTACTCTCAAGAAAGTGGATTAGCACCACCTAATTTAAATAAAGAGATTGTAGCACGCGGTTGGTTCTCGATGAATGAATCGTTTCTTTGGACTATTACGCAAAATGACAAAAAGATTAACTTAGAGGAAATTGTGTATACGTTAACGGAGATATATACGACCGGGTTATATAAATAG
- the kynB gene encoding arylformamidase gives MKTSEWIDISQPLNNNIATWPGDTPFSYEVSWSKEESGSVNVGKLTMSIHTGTHIDAPFHFDNDGKKVLDLDVQVYVGPARIIDVSNLESIGKKELESFHLEGVERLLLRTSSHGKAEEFPEVIPHLRADIASFLSEKGIRLIGVDVPSVDPLDDKELAAHHQLFKHGIHILENVVLDHVADGDYELIALPLALTDADGSPVRAVIRPI, from the coding sequence ATGAAAACATCAGAGTGGATTGATATTTCACAACCGCTAAATAATAATATTGCAACGTGGCCAGGAGACACACCGTTCTCGTATGAAGTTTCATGGTCAAAAGAAGAAAGTGGCTCAGTAAATGTCGGAAAGTTAACGATGAGTATTCATACAGGCACTCATATTGATGCACCATTTCATTTTGATAATGATGGAAAGAAAGTATTGGATTTAGATGTTCAAGTTTATGTTGGCCCAGCACGGATTATTGACGTTTCTAATCTTGAAAGCATCGGGAAAAAGGAATTAGAAAGCTTTCATTTAGAAGGTGTAGAACGATTATTATTACGTACATCTTCACATGGAAAAGCTGAAGAATTTCCAGAGGTGATCCCTCATTTACGTGCAGACATAGCGTCGTTTCTTTCAGAGAAAGGTATTCGTTTAATCGGAGTAGATGTACCATCAGTTGATCCGCTAGATGATAAAGAATTAGCAGCGCATCATCAATTATTTAAACATGGAATTCATATTTTAGAAAATGTCGTACTAGATCATGTAGCAGACGGTGATTATGAACTTATTGCATTACCACTTGCATTAACTGATGCAGATGGAAGTCCAGTTCGAGCCGTTATTAGACCAATATAA
- the ypeB gene encoding germination protein YpeB produces the protein MLRGIIIVLLTVGVVGTGYWGYKEHQEKNAVLIRAENSYQRAFHDLAYEVDLLHDKIGTTLAMNSRSSLSPALADVWRLTSEARSDVGQLPLTLMPFNKTEEFLANIGDFSYRAAIRDLEKEPLNEQEYKTLQTLYSNAGNIQDELRKVQHLVLKNNLRWMDVEMALASNRDPADNTIIDGLKTVEKNVTSYSSTNFGPTFTSAQKNKKGGFEAEGKAISKDEAAKIAKSFLNLKGNEKVDVEKSGKGAKESFYSVKIKDEATNNEFYMDITGKGGYPIWVMNNREIKEQKVSLNDAGSKGLKFLKDHKFNNMELYDSSQYDNVGVFTYVVNENGVRIYPEAIQMKIALDDGSIVGFSAKEYLASHQKRTVPSAKLTAAEARKKINPDVKVMEERKALVVNDLHNEVLCYEFVGTLGKDTYQIFINANSGAEEKVKKMQAVEKIYD, from the coding sequence ATGTTACGAGGTATTATCATTGTATTATTAACAGTCGGTGTAGTAGGAACAGGCTATTGGGGCTATAAAGAGCACCAAGAGAAAAATGCGGTTTTAATTCGAGCGGAAAATAGCTATCAACGTGCATTCCATGATTTAGCATACGAAGTCGATTTATTACACGATAAAATTGGCACAACACTTGCGATGAATTCACGATCATCTTTATCACCTGCATTAGCGGATGTATGGCGTTTAACATCTGAAGCTCGCTCAGATGTAGGACAACTACCTTTAACATTAATGCCATTTAATAAAACGGAAGAATTTTTAGCGAATATCGGTGATTTCAGTTACCGTGCAGCCATTCGTGATTTAGAAAAAGAGCCGTTAAATGAGCAAGAATATAAAACGCTACAAACTTTATATTCAAATGCAGGAAATATACAAGATGAACTAAGAAAAGTACAACATCTTGTTTTGAAAAATAATTTACGCTGGATGGATGTAGAAATGGCACTTGCATCAAATCGCGATCCAGCAGATAACACAATTATTGATGGATTGAAAACTGTAGAGAAAAACGTAACATCATATTCTTCTACAAACTTCGGACCGACCTTTACAAGTGCGCAAAAAAATAAAAAAGGTGGATTTGAAGCGGAAGGAAAGGCAATTTCTAAAGATGAAGCGGCGAAAATTGCCAAATCGTTTTTGAATTTAAAAGGAAATGAAAAAGTAGATGTTGAGAAAAGCGGAAAAGGTGCGAAAGAATCCTTCTATAGTGTGAAAATTAAAGATGAAGCAACGAACAATGAGTTCTATATGGATATTACCGGAAAAGGCGGATATCCAATTTGGGTTATGAATAACCGCGAAATTAAAGAACAGAAAGTTAGTTTAAACGATGCAGGTAGTAAAGGTTTGAAATTTTTAAAGGACCATAAGTTTAATAATATGGAGCTTTATGATAGCTCTCAATATGATAATGTTGGTGTATTTACGTATGTAGTAAATGAAAATGGAGTACGAATTTATCCAGAAGCAATCCAAATGAAAATTGCTTTAGATGATGGTTCTATCGTTGGGTTCTCCGCAAAAGAATATTTAGCGTCACATCAAAAGCGAACAGTTCCATCGGCAAAGCTAACTGCAGCAGAAGCAAGAAAGAAAATCAATCCGGATGTAAAAGTCATGGAAGAACGTAAAGCTTTAGTAGTCAATGATTTGCATAATGAAGTGCTTTGCTATGAATTTGTAGGCACTTTAGGAAAAGATACGTACCAAATATTCATTAATGCTAATAGCGGGGCCGAGGAAAAGGTAAAGAAAATGCAAGCTGTTGAAAAAATTTATGATTAA